The genomic DNA atactgctgttatgatACGAGAGAAAACTGATCAAAAAACTTATCAGACTGAGATGTTAAAATATTACTAATGTCGGTCGATACCGATGCTAATGATGCGAGATGCACCTTTAAAGTTACCTGATTGTAACATGTCAGCACTCCAGTGGCATAGATTGGGACTGTAGCTTTGGTCAGTATGCCGTTCCCTGCTGAGGCATCTGACAGAGTaatgaaaaatacaagttagGTGAACTACACAGAgtggaaattgttttattaaacaacaGTACCTAATGTTAAAATAGTATGGAAGAAATTCAGCTTTTGAATaagttaaaagaagaaaataaaaatagtccTTCTGTAGAAATGTGTTTCTAAAGCAACGTATAATGATCAACCTATTACATCAAACCAATGCACATGCGCTTTAGCATCCTTTCATAGTGCTtgatcaattattaaaatggaaaaacagcagcataCATATATGGGGAGATGATTGGCAGTGAATCACATAATGGCCCACATTTGCTACCATGACTTTGCCTGAAAGAAATGTGGCCTGATTATACTTCTATTGTATTGTGGTCTTCCAGAAACCCACAGAATAAGACCCATGCTATGTAAAGATCAGGATAACCTCAACACTGACAGAGTTtcagatgaaaacacatttcataaaTGGCCACAATACCAACGCTAAATGTCTTGGCAGCTAAATGAAACCAAGGACCCCGTTATAACTGCAGAAACATGTCtggaattaaaaacaacaacaacagaaaagaaacaagaagaagaagaagagggggaACACCCAACGCTGACTCCAAATAGCTTGTTTACATCAATTGTGTCTGGAGTTTAAACTTCATCTATCAACATTCTCTTGAGAGAGTTTAGAAcaatatataaacacacaaaaaaatgagagaaagtAAAATAGCCCTCACCAACATTCTCTTCTGATAGTCTGAGAATCTCCTGGAATTGAGGCTTCACCTAAACAAACCAGAcgacacatacagtacatccaTGTCACTCATCTATGGTGAGTcttagaaaaaaggaaaaaaagcttgTTTGCTGTGAATACTAGCACAGCTTTAAAAGccaacaaactaaaacatttgatACAGTAATAGCACTAGACTTGAAACTTAGACTcataaaataaaccaacagaGAAAACCATGACTCCTTGATATGACAACTCAGTAAACTAAAGCGTGGTAGTTGGATGGAGTTTACCTTAGTGTTGGTGAAGATCTTGCCAAACGTGCGGCAGAACCTCCAGAAAAAGCGAGAGAACTCGTGAACGCAGGTTGATGACGTCACGTTGATACGACCCACAATCTCTATGAGCTGAGGAAGGCTGGACAAAATACAGACAGAACTTAAGTTAACGATTTTGTGAAAATTTCAATACAATGTTTAATATGTACAGATTACTGAAAACAGTGCTTTCAAATATTAATAGTGTTTAAACTTTCTATGCTTTGTCTCGTCACACCTATAaacttaattgtattttattgggattttatgaaaGACACCGACAAATGATACACTGTtcccaattttcttttttagataaaaatctgaaaagtgcggcatgTATTCAGCACTGCTCCGTAAAGCTGATGTTGCAGTCACAAATAAAAGCTTTCTGGAACAAGTCTCCCATAAACTACTAACGGAGTTTATAGTTTCTATGTTTTGAAAAGCTTATATGACATGTTGGTCTATCATTTCTAATTTCCATAAAATAGTGTAGTTTGTGGCAGTACATTGCCAAAATTAGAGAAAGTTCAAGCAGTATACATGTGCAAGCCACAGTCTAAATGTATCTATTTACATTATTTGAAATCctcaaaaacaagtttaaatgaATCATTAAAATTTTGTTGAACTTCTTAAATCTGTGTTAATTTCCCCTTATCTGGTAGGTTTTACATTAAGTGCTCATGTGTGTATATCTTACAGCTGGTTGACCACCCACAGGAGGCTTTCCCAGCCAGTGGTTCCTTCATGCTCCAGTTGGTGGTCATAGAGGAGCAGCAGGGAGCTGAGCAGCTCTCTGTTCCCAATGATGATAGCCATGTCCTGAAGAGGAGAGGCCGGTCTCGGGAACCGGGTCACTGGGTGACAGACAAACGCTGCTCATTCACCCCATCTTTCGGCTAGAGCTTCTGCTGACCTATTGCAATTTTTGTAAACAGAGACGTGTATGCATTCTTGGGCATTTTACCTTCTATTGCAGGTATGTCTTCGTGTGGCTTGGCTCTGCTGGTGAAGGGTGCATTCTGCAGCACCACTGCAAACAGAGGTGGAATAAGGGACTGGAGAGCTGAcaagaaaacatgaagtttGTGCTCATCCAGTCCGTGTTCTCCCTGCTGCGGAGAAAAGTCTCGGTTAGCATGAAAAGCAAACTACAGCAGACCCAAATAAAGCAACACACAGAAACCCAACTGTAAGCAGTTTCTCTATACGAGCCAGCAGAGAAGGTATGAGTGCAGTGTGCAGGGTGCCCAGCTCTGTGGTCCAGGCAGCGAAGGCAGGAATGAAGACCTGGTGGACTGCGTTGACCACCCGCTCTGATGGGTCCCCAAGCGAGAGCAGCATTAACTCAAACCCCTGCAAAGGATAAAGCGGCAGTTTGTGTGGATCAGTTGAGTGGGATTAAAAAGAAAGCCATGATTTACATTCCTTTTCCCAGGATATTTACCTGGGCGTATTTGTCAGAGTCATCAATGTAACCCATAATAATACCCAGACTTTTGACCACAGCCTCTCTGACCATGTCAGCCTTGTCCTCAGTCAGCATCTGCTGCAGCATAGACAACACCAGCGAGCTACGGATTTCCTTCTGAAAACAAGAGGGAAGAAGTGagggttttaaaaaagaaaaaagaaaccaacaaaactACATAATCCTCGTTTGAACTCTGTGCTCAGTTTAAACTTACAGGCAGGTACGGAGCTAAGGCTCCACAGGCTTCAGCCACCAACAACCGCCTCTCAGGATATTTGTGGTTAATCTGTGGAGGCCAAATGTACACACACAAATGTTGAATGTAAAAGAGGAACATAAGTTGAAAAGGAAGACAGACAGACTGGGGTTGCAGTCACAATGGAATGGAAACAAGTGGAGTGTCATAAACATGCTGACCCTGTGGAAACCacagtttgtctttgtctgcAGATTCTCAGCCTCTGGACGGCTGGCAGCGGCTATTGCCACGGCAATAGCTTTCTGTTGATCATGAGTGTGGTTGCACAGgtggcaataaaaacaaaactgctatCTCATTCCTGCCAGGGTCTCTCACAAAGTACTGAAAGCAATTTTCATAATCAGAGAGCAGCACTAAAAAGATTTCTGGCTGAAACAAAGTGATTTCTTTATAATTTACATCAAGGATTAGGAcatttcttgcataatttacatttaaatatatatctGTATGGGGTATTAGgcactcaaaataaataaaatgattaaaaatcttgacctttgaccttggataaattgtaaaatagcttaaaagaaagtaaaagtatattttttgtctagagtaaaatatgaaagaagGTAAAACATTACATATGCAATTAACTGATGGTTGAATCTGTCCATTATTAATATACGGTAACTTGACACACGCATATGATGCTTCACACCGCTACagctttgttacattttgtgagCTCACTCGCATTACCATCAATGTATTCACACACTTGTCTTTCATACAACTGCAAATCAGAAGGAAAACGAGACATGGCCTTCCAAATGTGACAccaataaaaatttgaaaagtccCCAACTTTAGTGTTTAATGGCTTACACAACTGGctactgtatgatgtttttctgatgtaaatcactttgaactgccttgttgctgaaatgtgctacacaaataaactagACTTGTTGTAACATGAGGCCTGACCAGGGtataccccgcctctcgcccgaaatcACACttggagataagcaccagcacccctcctgatcCCATTAGGGAGTAGGGTGTAAACAAgacagatgaatggatggatggatgttgtaacatgagaaaatgtgaaaagatctAAGGGTATACATATCTTTTGAAAGGCAATGAAATTCAGTGGCgtcaagtgaaaaaaataaaaacagtgttgATTGCAGTGAATGTACTGTACCTGCTCCCAACATTGAGGAAGCAGCTCGGCTTCGACTCGAGTGGGACCCACATGTCTTGCAAATGCAACGCAGCCCGTCAGGATCATTTGTCTACGGGCACACAAATCCACTTATATGAGAAAGCATCAGTGGACGAATactatattattttcttttgtctaagCGGGATGGCAAAACCTAAAAAGACACAGAACAATTAAACCTGTGTCCATTATGTTTACAATATACACAGTTACCTCTGCTCATCATCCGGTCTCTTTATCAGGTTGAAGAGGATGTGGAGGAGCTGGTCCCTCTCCTTAGGTTCTGGGTGAAGACATGCAGTGCACAATATGAGGGGAATCAGCTCCTGAGAGGGAGAAGAGGACAAACAGAAGGTCTCATATTACATTAAACACCTTTCAtaagcagctaaaaaaaaaaaaagaagaagaaaaggtggTTGACACTGAGCAGGTCAGTCAATGGAAAAGCAGGAGCAATAGAAGAGGAGGTTAggtcaataaaaacaggaagaaaattgGAACATCACAGGCAGAATATGACACATAGGGTAACTTTAGGAAAATAGGGGGTCCTTTAATACCGCTGAAAACTTGCTTACCTCAAATATCATGCCGGTCTTACAAGGACTCATTCAGCTTTggagtcacacacacatttaatgtTACGTACTGTAGAAGCTTACAAactgcatgcacacacacagacacagctAGATATTgactgacagacagacacacacacgccccccacccacacacacacacacacacacacaacatgctCCCCTCCTAAATCTGAGCTCTACTCCAGAGTTCAGGCAGAGTTCATGGGACCTCTAGCCAGAAGGGAGAGTGCTCAGTTGCCCTTGATAGAGGGCCTCCATGGCCAAACTGCGGTCAGTCCTACATTCCCTACAAACACACCAAAATTAAAGAGTGCAAACAgagttaaaaatattatttttttcttcctttccgAGAAGATATAATATTCTCCTGCCAAGCTCTGGAGGAGCAAGCGGAACACCGACACTAGGACATTATCGAGAGGACTGGGTAAAGATAGGGTTCTGGTGAGTCATTCGCTCAATGCTCAAAGCTAGACCGACCTTGTGAAGTTAGTGCCAGGCTGGCGGATTTGtacaaactaaagaaaaatccaaTAATAAAGTATCGCTGGAAGGTTTTAAGTGGCTAATGACAAGTCGTGTGTGGGTGAAATCAGTTCATGTGTTTAGAAGTTGTAAAGGAATGGAGTTCAAACAAATCTAGCCgtcacatttaataaatttttgCCTTGGCTTCTGAAAGTACTTCATGAGAGCAGTTTTCTAAAAGCCAACAGCCCAGGCTCGATTAAATGACCGGAGGAATTCATAGAGCGCACACATCTAAGACCCTTGAAACCACCCCGACTTTATTCGAGTACGAAGCCTTGTGTTTCTGAAAGACAGACTCCTTCAGGGCATTAAACATACCAAACTGACCTGTTCTGGGAAACTTTGTGGCGAAAAATGAGACCAAGCGACAAATTGGCTCAATGCTTCTCTTCAAAGTCCAGAGCTACTCCATACTGACATTCAAGGACTGAAGactaaattaactgaatttcaatttaaaacatatttaggtTAAATTGCTGCACAACACAGACAAATGTGATGCCAAACAAGATATTGTTGTCTTGTCCAAGATGTCAGGCCCCTCGACAACAGATGCTGTATGGCTTGTGTTTCTCAAATTCATTTGAATTAGAAATCTGATATGTATTATTTTCCATGTAAAACTGGTAGCGCTGTTGATTTGCAGCAATCAAATGGTCTTAGGTAAGTCTGGCTCATATACATAGCGacaagaaaataatacaattcCCAAgccttttcatgtttttttgatctaaacaatttttttagttcagtttgtgaaaaaaaaacaaaacaaacaaaaaaaaactgattgtcatctttgaaaaatacttaattaaagcaaaatgtttgcAATACTGCAAAATTGGAAATTGGCCACAAAATTATCATTGGTGTACAAAATGAAATTGAGAAGTTGATGGTTTagaacaaaactacaaaaaataaataaataataataataataattggatGCAGTTCAAATTCCAGCACTACAATACAGTTTTGTACCTGAAACACAATGTTTACTGATTTACAGAGTCTAATAACAAAGCCAGGTGGCAGGCAGTCTGAAACAATTCACCGTTTCAGGTCaaacatattttgcttttcagtGGGTGTCACATTTACAAGCCTTCACATTCACATTTACAGGCTTGTGAATGTGACAGTGACTTTAGTCTGGTCCCCAGGCTTGTGGGCACAAAGTTTCAAGTTGCAAAGTAAAAGTGTGAGCAGCTGCCTCTGCTTATGAATACATGGGGTAATGATCTGTGAATCCAACTGACACAGAGCAAAGTCCACAACACTAAAGAGGGGCTCCAAAGGATTAGTGTTTccctgtaattttatttctcacCAACCTCTCCCTTTGCTTTGTTTACCTTGATTTAGGAAGGAGATTAGGAGCTTCTTAACGGCCTGAGGTTCACTACACCTACATTGCCAAGGCGATATGCAAAGCAGTGAAACTGCAATTTACTACAACCAGACTTACCTCTTTTAGACAATCACAAATTGTGACGTATCACGTTTCAACACGGTTCGAAGATTCAAATACTTTGTATTTGTGTACAATAGacagacataaacacaaactgcatGCAGGTAGTCAGAGTGTACACCTGTGCAGGTGTCTGTTGTTTTAGCTTAAGGGGAGCCACGGTTACTGCTTGACCCATTTCAACACTCCCTCCCCCGATTCTATACCACTTGCTCTTCAATATCATTATCTACTCTCTGAGATAACCAACaggacagaaataaatttaaattctgattCAGTACTGCTGCAATgaccttgcaaatgtattcatacctCATGAACTTTTCACACTGTGATGGAGCACTGCAAAGTAATTAAACACGTTTTTCccaacaaaatctgaaaagtgaggtgtgcatttgtattcagccaacaaaatgtaaatctttATATTCAAAATGCTGTGGCTGCAGAAAATGTCCCCCTTCACatgttacaaagaaaaacatgatggtggcagcatcataatgTGAACATGCTGTTTTTTCCCCTTAGCAGAAACAATGAAGTTGGTCTGAGTTAATGGGCAGATGGGAGGAGCTACATACAGGATAATTctggataaaaatatataaattgagAATCAGTGGAAAGCTTTCAAAATTTTTACTGACAAAGATTTGTGAGTCTTTTCTTGCAATGGTGTGGTGTTCTAAAAGTTGTAAAACTAACTTTTCTTCAGTTATTTACTTCTTTGTGCTggaacataatattttttttccaataaaatagACAGATGTTTGTGCTGAAACATGACAAATGTAAATGAGTTTATGGGGTATCAATATTTATCCAAAGTGAAACatgacagttaaaaaaataaaaataaataaataaaaaaatatctctgCAGTTTTAACCAGAAAGTTGACAtgcaccaaataaaaagaaacaaataccCTTGTTTATCACTgatcactgtctgaagttaaattggACCAAACTTCTTTAGTTTCAGGTAACGTagaatgactttattatttatttacgcATTCAATTTTAGTCTGGGACCTGAGTCCAGATTTTGTACCACAAACAAGCAAAGCTGgcatgacaataaaaaaaaatccttgaaaataGGTCAGAGAAATCTAAATAATCCGGGAgataatgtaaacaaaatcaGAAGCTTACATACATTTCAACGGTATTTGGTAGTAATGCATTTGAAATTCATGACTTGGAACAATCAATCACTCAATCTTTATTTATAGAGCACATTACGCACGCAAAGTgctttaaaaggtaaaaaaacaaacaaaacaaaacaataaaacaaaaggcaaaCCATTTGGGTTTCCTTTCACATGTTTCTTATTaatgtggcatttagcaaatagatgTAATTTTACTAATTCCAAGTGACCTAAAacagaagtttggtctgatttaacttcaaatagtgagaaataaaaagtgtCTTTATTTCGTGTATGTACATTTCTGATTTCAACTGCACTTGTTGTTAACatgattaaaattaattaacttgTATGGATTTTTCAACCAGAATATTCCAACATCAGGAATAGAAAAGCTTCAGCAACTAGTGGAAAATAAGCAGGAAAATCACACAAAACCcctaaaaagctaaaactgctaAACTTTGTACAGCAGGATAGCAAAACTCAAGAATTTTTTAAGCTATGGGAAATAATTCTGAATTTCCTTACACTCTTtatgtatttacttatttaatgcACTTATTTGTCACCTCTCTTAGCAGTTGTAGCTTCAGGGGAAAGTTGGCCATAAGTCGCTTAAATCTACACGTCAGAACCATGCAGATGAGTGCGTGAAAGACTCACCTGGCAAAGATGTGAAACCATTCTCTAGAAGAGAGGCATGCATGAGAGTGAGAGAATGAGTGAGACGAAAAGaggaatagaaataaaaaccagtgaAGAGGCAAAAGGCCAGCAAAATGTGACAGATCAATCCAAAGTAGCAGCAGAGAAATGACGATGGGGACGATGAAGTGAAAACGAATGCCTCCTTAAAACAGGATGACATTTCAAAATCAATAGATGAGACACAAGGTAGCAGGAGATTTACAGGCTGAGAATGTTTATGTGCTAAGTAAGTAAGTACTCTGTAAAACGGTGCACAAATTTTGTGGGTtgacatttaaataacaaaCCAACCTCCAGAAGACTAGAAGTCTCCAACACAGTGTGTACTGTCACGCTACAGGTATGCTGGATTTCGACAACTACTTGAAGGAAAAACATAtccaagaaaaaagaaatactctATGGAAAAAACCTTTCTGCAATGTTGAAGTGTGTAAGCATGCTTTACTACGTTAAGCAAAGTCTGATAGGAAGATTAGGTCTTTTTATTGATATCTAAAATatacagacataaaaaaattgcttaacaaaaataagctaataaattttttgtttatttagactTAAAGGTTTAGTACCAACATAGGCACAGTATAGATCAAAGATGATCAAGTCGTTGGAGCTCCCCAAAATGATCCCCCTGCTTAGTCCTGCTGCTCTGTGTGCATCTATtggatattaaaacaaaatgcatgtgATTGATCGGAAACAGGGTGGCGAGAAAGAGAAGCGCAGAGGGGCAGTAGAAACGGTGGGTGGGAGGAGTACCTCTCGTTTAGCAAGGAGGACGTTGGGGACGATGTGAGGAAGACAGCGGCCCAGCATCAGCATCACGCTTTCCTCGCTGTCTGCTATGCGAGACACCTGGAGGGAGGAGGGACACGCATCAATTTCTGCTGCCCTTAAATGTATCGATCATCTTCCCGCTATTTTGTGTTGCTGACCTCGGCTCCGAGTCGACTCTCGGAGCACATTCTGCAGAAAGACAGCAAGGCTTGCTGGAAGGCCGGGGATAACTTCCTGGAATAGCAGGAAAAAGTCAAGTTGGAAACCATCATTATAGTACAGCGCTCCACAATTCCTGTTAATTCCCCAAAAAAGGGGCTTGGCAATTGCTCCGACCACAAAATGACAGAGGTGCAAACAAAGCCAAGCTGCAAGAGAGATAAACTCCTGCCACTTTCTCATGCAACTGCTGTTTGCCTTCCATATAAAATGTGCTAAATTAAGTCagagcaaaaatacattaaaacagtATTGTGAGAGTACAAGTTGCATGGCCTTTAACTGAATCCAGTCCATCTgttataaatagaaaaacaactaTGATTATGTAATGGGTGAGGCATTAAGTGTTATAAGTGAAAGGTTTAGAagtaaaaatgctgaaacaaatCCTCTGTCCTCTGTCAGCAAGAGCAGAAATCTGCATTTTCACACGAGGGCAGCCTGTCCATCATGTTTGCAAAGCCAGATGTCTACCTCCATCTAGTGGGCATATGAtgcaactttacaaaaaatggTTTCATCTGTTAATTTTGGGATAATTTAATACCTGatattattcaaatatttagaGCATTTAAACAACAATTTAACTTAGCCGTGGTTGCTTTTGAgtggaagagaaaaaataaatacaaatgctttttggaaaaaaggCCTGTGACTGAAGCTGCCCAGACATAGAAATTGATAACATTCACTTTAGTTGTGGCTCTTGAAAAATACTAAAGACAGATCAATTTGTATTGGGTGTGTTGAAGGCGAGTTTCAGAACCCCCGCTGATTGATTCAAGTGAAGTCAATGTATTTAGAAatttagaaatctgaaaatcaaaggggagaacaaattaaatttagaaGTTGTTCTTTATTGTAGAAATTATACAGTTACAGCATAACATaaacagaagaataaaaatacagtaagagtgatattaaaatgacttcacACTCACGTGGCCCTTTAGTCTACATAGAAAAGTAAAGAATtcaaaactgtgttttacaGAATCTGTCTCTTGTGTTGAGAAAAATTACGAGTTTGACAATCAGTTCTGGGTACTTGTGCAGATTTTagatttaatgaaataaaacaagtaatGCAGTGACTAACTTCAGAGTGAAATCAATCAGTCAAGTCCTTCAGTCACTATGGATGACAAGGAGACATAGATGTGATTTTTCCTGAGATTTCCACTAACCTGTTTGGTTGATCAAACTGGGCGCGTTGTTGACTTGTAGTTTTGTTGCAGGTCTGCTGTTGGGACTGTGATGTGTTCTGAGTGGAGGTCGATACAAGGTCATTTCCAGCCTCCGACACCCCTCGAATGTCTAGATATTGACCATTATCTAAAGAAGGctgagagcaagaaaaaaaaacaaaaaaaaaacgagagTAATACACAGACATCTGTTTATATAATTTGTACACATAAGTAAAAAAGCCACATACCACAGAAGGAGGATTAGTGGAGCAGGGCTTTGAGGAGCTAGAGGAGGAGCAAAGCTCCAGAGTGGCCGGAGGCGGAAACGAGACACTCTTTTTCAGGATCTGAATCTCACTGtgaagcaattttaaaaaaagaaatgtcatgaaCATGTcagaaatattgacatttttttgcaGCATCACTAAAAATAAgccatagaaaaaaaaaagaatgaatgaaaggCTCATCAGCAGCACAGAAGACGATATCATTCCCTGAGTGAGTGGTGTGCAAGCAGCTACCTCTGCAGTTTCTTTATCTGCTCAGCAAGACTCTGCTTCTCACTGTTTAGGAGGTTGAGCTGGTATTCCAGTTCTTGCACAACTTCTGACTGTTGCtagagaaaacacacaaaaaatgggaaattctggcaaaaaaaaaagtgtattacACATATCAAGAAATTAGTGACTTCACCAatattgtttggttttataaGAGTTGGATGAAGATCAAGACAGATattcagaaaatcaaaattttacaGAAGGGatcttttaaaacagaaatttctaCCAACTGAAAAATATCTTTATGTAAGTGAATAGTTAGGGCTGCTTTTTTCAGAGTTACTGCAACAAGGCAGAGTTGCATAGAAGCGATCAGACTGTAAATACACATATACAGAAAACTGCTTATACACACCTGCTGCGACAGGTCAGGCTTCTTTTGGGGCTCTCGAGAGACGCAGTTTCCTGGAAGATCACCAAAAGCCACACCGACAGACGCGTCCACCTTATCTGTTGGAGAGGAAAGCGTGCTGCCTCCGTTCCTGTAGAGCTGCAACAGGTCAGGAGGTTTTGGGATGTTGAGACCGACGTCATCCCACAATTCAAAGTCCTGGAGATGAATACGAAACAAAATAAGAAGGAAGTATTCAGGGAATGGATGTGTTTTTAAGCTCATAAGCAGGACGGTAAGACATCTAAATAACTGATCTAAACGTGAATCTGCTTAAAATCACCAGTTGGAggttattattttccttcagaacaaaagaaaatcttgtgTTGAAATAACCTATGAACGGAAAAAAGATTTTACCTGGTCATCGTTTTCATCAGAAAAGGTGATGGATGAgagtttgtattcattttttaataaatattcattcacAAGGAAGTTTAAGGCTCTTTTCTCCAGTGGGCGTATGGGCTCCTGATGAAGGAGAAAAGAACAGGGTGAAGGTTTAGCTAGAGTGTTTTTGGTTATATCTTATGAAGCCTTAAAGAATGAAtctaatattttcctttcactttattTCAACAGATTCCCCACCTGGATTTCAGGACTCGATTTGAAGTTTTTTCTCTCCTGAGATGCCACTTCACTCTCTGAGAAattgagaaaatggaaaaaaaaaaagaaaataataaaaaaaaattttgaaccAATACTGAGGATTAACGTTCTCGTTGAAGTTCTttgtaatgagaaaaaaagagagagagaaaactgcAACAAGAAAGGTTGAGGTGGAGAAGAAGTTAAAAGTACGCCACACCTGCTGCCTGAGTCAAGTTGGCCCGCAGAGCCTGAATGGTCTCCTTTGCTTTCCGTAGCTCAAACTCCAGCACTGGACAGGAAATGACAACACACACAGGAAGTGGATCCAACCAAACACAGggcacaaaattaaacaaagatggggcatttgaaaatatgacactGAAGatcaaatgaagcaaaaaaaaaaaaaaaaagcatgcagATCATGGGTTcatagaaaaaacaacaacaaaaacgcATGCAGCAGAGGATCATGGTAAACCTGCCTCTAGGTTTAATGACAGGCAGGTGGTTTTCCTGCTATCAAATTTGTAAATGGTGgtcaatttgttttttaattttctctaatCTAGGAGCTGTCTGACACTAGGTTTCCTCCTAGGCAACTGGTTTCCAAGCACTCAAAGGACAATGCTGCACAGGGAACTTGTTCTTCACAGATTC from Xiphophorus couchianus chromosome 21, X_couchianus-1.0, whole genome shotgun sequence includes the following:
- the relch gene encoding RAB11-binding protein RELCH homolog isoform X8, which gives rise to MASVNPFDVSDSDEEAERRPNETVDTERSPSEGAPGPPPGNAFSLPADAEPPTLLLSSNRTSPSGEGMSVSAAATSTMAGGVETRVSVDVIAAQLLRDQYILTALEFHTELLEAGRELPRLRDYFSNPGNFERQSGTPPAKDQVLGPGGPLNRAGSISTLDSLDFARYSDDGNRESDERVAESEVASQERKNFKSSPEIQEPIRPLEKRALNFLVNEYLLKNEYKLSSITFSDENDDQDFELWDDVGLNIPKPPDLLQLYRNGGSTLSSPTDKVDASVGVAFGDLPGNCVSREPQKKPDLSQQQQSEVVQELEYQLNLLNSEKQSLAEQIKKLQSEIQILKKSVSFPPPATLELCSSSSSSKPCSTNPPSVPSLDNGQYLDIRGVSEAGNDLVSTSTQNTSQSQQQTCNKTTSQQRAQFDQPNRKLSPAFQQALLSFCRMCSESRLGAEVSRIADSEESVMLMLGRCLPHIVPNVLLAKRERMVSHLCQELIPLILCTACLHPEPKERDQLLHILFNLIKRPDDEQRQMILTGCVAFARHVGPTRVEAELLPQCWEQINHKYPERRLLVAEACGALAPYLPKEIRSSLVLSMLQQMLTEDKADMVREAVVKSLGIIMGYIDDSDKYAQGFELMLLSLGDPSERVVNAVHQVFIPAFAAWTTELGTLHTALIPSLLARIEKLLTQGEHGLDEHKLHVFLSALQSLIPPLFAVVLQNAPFTSRAKPHEDIPAIEVTRFPRPASPLQDMAIIIGNRELLSSLLLLYDHQLEHEGTTGWESLLWVVNQLLPQLIEIVGRINVTSSTCVHEFSRFFWRFCRTFGKIFTNTKVKPQFQEILRLSEENVDASAGNGILTKATVPIYATGVLTCYNQEEDRKLLVGFLEDVMTTLSLSHAPLDSLKASFVELGANPVYHELLLTVLWYGVVHTSALVRCTAARMFELLVKGVNETLVAQRVVPALITLSSDPEISVRIATIPAFGTIMETVTQKELLERVKMQLASFLEDPQYQDQHSLHMEIIRTFGRVGPNAEPRFRDDFVLPHLHKLALANNSQSVESKRIDIAIHLFEAYSALSCCFISEEVMVNHFLPGLRCLHADMEQLSPEHEVILGSMIKECEIKVENRGISDAQGSISIASSLVGEDAKTKFLSKMGQLTTSGAMLANVFQRKK
- the relch gene encoding RAB11-binding protein RELCH homolog isoform X9, giving the protein MASVNPFDVSDSDEEAERRPNETVDTERSPSEGAPGPPPGNAFSLPADAEPPTLLLSSNRTSPSGEGMSVSAAATSTMAGGVETRVSVDVIAAQLLRDQYILTALEFHTELLEAGRELPRLRDYFSNPGNFERQSGTPPAKDQVLGPGGPLNRAGSISTLDSLDFARYSDDGNRESDERVAVLEFELRKAKETIQALRANLTQAAESEVASQERKNFKSSPEIQEPIRPLEKRALNFLVNEYLLKNEYKLSSITFSDENDDQDFELWDDVGLNIPKPPDLLQLYRNGGSTLSSPTDKVDASVGVAFGDLPGNCVSREPQKKPDLSQQSEVVQELEYQLNLLNSEKQSLAEQIKKLQSEIQILKKSVSFPPPATLELCSSSSSSKPCSTNPPSVPSLDNGQYLDIRGVSEAGNDLVSTSTQNTSQSQQQTCNKTTSQQRAQFDQPNRKLSPAFQQALLSFCRMCSESRLGAEVSRIADSEESVMLMLGRCLPHIVPNVLLAKREELIPLILCTACLHPEPKERDQLLHILFNLIKRPDDEQRQMILTGCVAFARHVGPTRVEAELLPQCWEQINHKYPERRLLVAEACGALAPYLPKEIRSSLVLSMLQQMLTEDKADMVREAVVKSLGIIMGYIDDSDKYAQGFELMLLSLGDPSERVVNAVHQVFIPAFAAWTTELGTLHTALIPSLLARIEKLLTQGEHGLDEHKLHVFLSALQSLIPPLFAVVLQNAPFTSRAKPHEDIPAIEVTRFPRPASPLQDMAIIIGNRELLSSLLLLYDHQLEHEGTTGWESLLWVVNQLLPQLIEIVGRINVTSSTCVHEFSRFFWRFCRTFGKIFTNTKVKPQFQEILRLSEENVDASAGNGILTKATVPIYATGVLTCYNQEEDRKLLVGFLEDVMTTLSLSHAPLDSLKASFVELGANPVYHELLLTVLWYGVVHTSALVRCTAARMFELVLRGMSEALVDRRAAPALITLCSGPELSVRIATIPAFGTIMETVTQKELLERVKMQLASFLEDPQYQDQHSLHMEIIRTFGRVGPNAEPRFRDDFVLPHLHKLALANNSQSVESKRIDIAIHLFEAYSALSCCFISEEVMVNHFLPGLRCLHADMEQLSPEHEVILGSMIKECEIKVENRGISDAQGSISIASSLVGEDAKTKFLSKMGQLTTSGAMLANVFQRKK